The Epinephelus lanceolatus isolate andai-2023 chromosome 1, ASM4190304v1, whole genome shotgun sequence genome has a window encoding:
- the romo1 gene encoding reactive oxygen species modulator 1, with product MPVAVGPYGQTQPSCFDRVKMGFMMGFAVGMAAGAMFGTFSCLRIGMRGRELMGGVGKTMMQSGGTFGTFMAIGMGIRC from the exons aTGCCCGTGGCTGTAGGTCCATATGGCCAGACCCAGCCCAGCTGTTTCGACAGGGTCAAGATGGGCTTCATGATGGGGTTTGCAgtaggaatggctgctggagcCATGTTTGGCACTTTTTCCTGTCTCAG GATCGGCATGCGGGGCAGGGAGCTGATGGGAGGAGTGGGGAAGACCATGATGCAGAGCGGGGGAACGTTCGGCACCTTTATGGCCATCGGTATGGGCATCCGCTGCTGA